In Streptomyces sp. NBC_00414, a single window of DNA contains:
- a CDS encoding TauD/TfdA family dioxygenase yields MVWLLKKLSENTTAPRRSFRMRRVHEPYADVFARNRIDLTVTGVEARIAGRLRETGLVTVDGLASRAAVLAFATRIMNVVPHRDSDPDGLTTICDTRRDAHRAGFAGFSNVSLDPHTERSGTPNPPRLMLLVCGQTAVVGGECLLTDGQAVHSGLFADERQAGLALAQPRTAFFGAGDGHTTQVFTVHDDLRVSVRLRFDGLARWNPIVQPYLPQLRAAAVHHQVRLPLALGQGYLLDNERWLHARRAFTGDRLFWRALGEPLFPMPHGFFPARVSVRTPVLSEAG; encoded by the coding sequence ATGGTGTGGCTGCTGAAGAAGCTCAGTGAAAACACCACAGCGCCGAGAAGGAGCTTCAGGATGCGCCGAGTTCATGAGCCGTACGCCGACGTCTTCGCGCGCAACCGTATCGACCTCACCGTGACGGGAGTGGAGGCGAGGATCGCGGGGCGGCTTCGGGAGACGGGCCTGGTCACTGTCGACGGCCTTGCCTCACGCGCTGCCGTGCTCGCTTTTGCCACCCGGATCATGAATGTGGTGCCGCACCGCGACAGTGACCCGGATGGTCTCACCACGATCTGCGACACCCGTCGCGATGCGCATCGGGCGGGCTTCGCGGGGTTCAGCAACGTCTCCCTCGATCCGCACACCGAGCGCTCCGGGACACCCAATCCGCCCCGTCTGATGCTCCTTGTGTGCGGGCAAACTGCCGTGGTCGGCGGGGAATGTCTGCTCACCGATGGGCAGGCCGTGCACTCCGGCCTCTTCGCTGATGAACGGCAGGCCGGACTTGCTCTGGCGCAGCCCCGCACCGCCTTCTTCGGCGCCGGTGACGGACACACCACGCAGGTGTTCACCGTCCATGACGATCTGAGGGTGTCCGTTCGTCTCCGGTTCGACGGGCTGGCGCGCTGGAACCCGATAGTGCAGCCCTACCTCCCGCAACTGCGGGCCGCGGCCGTACATCATCAGGTACGTCTTCCCCTGGCTCTCGGCCAGGGCTACCTGCTGGATAACGAACGCTGGCTGCACGCGCGACGTGCCTTCACCGGTGATCGTCTCTTCTGGCGTGCCCTTGGTGAGCCCCTGTTCCCCATGCCGCACGGGTTCTTTCCCGCCCGCGTCTCCGTTCGCACACCCGTGCTCTCGGAGGCAGGATGA
- a CDS encoding TIGR02679 domain-containing protein, producing the protein MTYTEPAQGERTLSRPELRPLWQMVHSRLSSGRPVTRVRLGPLDEAQREALADLLGLDRLPDPRPFVALSRLEEAVTELSGRTVRETVTELVGPLGDRASDRRREETERAELWAWLDDHATVRAQPALSDWTASCRAPAWSVDHRN; encoded by the coding sequence ATGACTTACACGGAACCGGCCCAGGGCGAACGCACCCTGAGCCGTCCCGAACTCCGCCCGCTCTGGCAGATGGTCCACAGCCGGCTGTCCTCCGGCCGCCCCGTCACACGGGTGCGCCTCGGACCGCTCGACGAAGCTCAGCGCGAGGCGCTTGCCGACCTTCTCGGCCTGGATCGTCTGCCGGACCCGCGCCCCTTCGTCGCTCTGTCGCGCCTGGAAGAGGCCGTCACCGAACTGTCCGGCCGCACGGTCCGTGAAACCGTCACCGAACTTGTGGGCCCCCTCGGGGACCGCGCGTCCGACCGCCGCCGCGAAGAAACCGAACGCGCCGAGCTGTGGGCATGGTTGGACGATCACGCCACCGTGCGGGCCCAGCCCGCGCTCTCCGACTGGACCGCGTCGTGCCGAGCGCCGGCCTGGTCGGTGGATCACCGGAACTGA
- a CDS encoding helix-turn-helix transcriptional regulator translates to MPDQFAELLLRLRKGAGRTQEEQADAINAASGRQTVSRREISRYENSENVPTNHTLAHIAAASGVPVDELLLAAKAARARRRRGNVREEEDQDDVKRRQLLGSAAIGVSAAAEPWGRLAFALSKGSRIDTPAAVALINRAADLHVQELNLSAQRLQRTVESHLDAITVALPHAGEHERALTIAAGETAALAGWVAWDLSEYDKADAYYDVATACATKAGHPPLRALALTYASYEASTPKRKLELLSQASKDVRGHGNATAAAWVLGRHAEEAAAVGDEIGALRALDRARFAYDFADHTGEQSWARFVTPYRMDSLALSVFGQLGRPELTLTADTAISRLGDELPDGGVVVLGDLASALLHGGDVEQGVHVSRQFTAASQAKPNTMGKERAAKIAARLPDSERELAHHLGQFAA, encoded by the coding sequence ATGCCAGATCAGTTCGCCGAACTGTTGCTCCGGCTCCGGAAGGGCGCGGGCCGGACGCAAGAGGAGCAGGCCGACGCGATCAACGCTGCCTCCGGGCGACAAACCGTGAGTCGCCGGGAGATCAGCCGCTATGAAAACTCCGAGAACGTCCCAACGAACCACACACTCGCCCACATCGCTGCGGCCTCCGGGGTCCCCGTCGACGAGCTACTCCTGGCGGCCAAAGCGGCCCGTGCTCGACGGCGGCGGGGAAACGTTCGTGAAGAGGAGGACCAGGACGACGTGAAGCGCCGCCAGCTGCTGGGCAGCGCCGCCATCGGCGTAAGCGCGGCTGCCGAGCCCTGGGGGAGGCTCGCTTTCGCTCTCAGTAAGGGTTCCCGTATCGACACGCCCGCTGCGGTCGCGCTCATCAACCGAGCTGCCGACCTGCATGTGCAGGAACTCAACCTCAGTGCCCAGCGCCTGCAACGCACGGTCGAATCGCACCTCGACGCGATCACGGTAGCCCTGCCTCATGCCGGCGAGCATGAACGGGCTCTCACCATCGCGGCCGGGGAAACCGCTGCCCTGGCCGGATGGGTGGCCTGGGACTTAAGCGAGTACGACAAGGCCGACGCCTACTACGACGTCGCGACTGCGTGCGCGACGAAGGCCGGGCACCCTCCGCTCAGAGCCTTGGCTCTCACCTACGCTAGCTACGAGGCTTCGACACCGAAGAGGAAGCTGGAACTCCTCTCTCAAGCTTCCAAGGACGTACGCGGTCACGGCAACGCCACGGCCGCTGCCTGGGTACTCGGAAGACATGCGGAGGAAGCTGCCGCGGTCGGTGACGAGATAGGGGCTCTGCGTGCGCTTGACCGAGCGCGCTTCGCTTACGACTTTGCGGATCACACCGGTGAACAGTCATGGGCCCGCTTCGTGACGCCGTATCGGATGGATTCGTTGGCCCTGTCCGTGTTCGGGCAGCTGGGGCGGCCCGAACTGACCCTCACGGCCGACACTGCGATCAGCCGCCTCGGGGACGAACTCCCGGACGGCGGCGTTGTTGTCCTCGGTGATCTCGCCTCGGCGCTTCTACATGGGGGCGACGTTGAACAAGGCGTTCACGTGTCACGCCAGTTCACGGCCGCATCACAAGCCAAGCCGAACACGATGGGCAAGGAACGTGCCGCGAAGATCGCCGCACGGCTCCCGGACAGTGAGCGAGAACTCGCTCATCACCTGGGACAGTTCGCGGCTTGA
- a CDS encoding NUDIX hydrolase, translating to MDYTPPTWPVSVKGVAVDSQRRVLLLKNEREEWELPGGRLEPRDTTPEFAVEREIEEETGWAVKAGPLLDVWIYQPLPVAMPDRRVVIVTYGCTVLTPDMTPVLSHEHKQLGMFPADEVSGLAMPDGYKQSIGTWFARM from the coding sequence ATGGATTACACGCCCCCTACATGGCCCGTCTCCGTCAAGGGCGTCGCCGTGGACAGCCAGCGACGCGTACTGCTGCTGAAGAACGAACGCGAGGAGTGGGAACTGCCAGGAGGGCGACTCGAACCCCGCGACACCACACCAGAGTTCGCTGTGGAGAGGGAGATCGAGGAGGAGACCGGCTGGGCGGTGAAGGCCGGTCCGCTCCTGGACGTGTGGATCTACCAGCCGCTGCCCGTCGCCATGCCGGACCGGCGAGTCGTGATCGTCACCTACGGATGCACTGTCCTCACTCCGGACATGACCCCCGTGCTGAGTCACGAGCACAAACAACTCGGGATGTTCCCGGCCGACGAAGTGTCCGGCTTGGCCATGCCGGACGGATACAAACAGTCCATCGGTACCTGGTTTGCGCGGATGTGA
- a CDS encoding helix-turn-helix domain-containing protein codes for MPKDAAVEEFAGLVRALKARDGRSYEALGRRLSVSASTLHRYCSGATVPQEFAVVDRLALLCGADEEERRALEAAWTEADRARRRAASPAPTPVPAVSAAPESNPELSAPEADRARPRRGAPAPLLVAAAVGLVVLALAAALLGHPTRTASAPAPASTAPGRTAAPLPFTWSIGSQLWEGGCGHTYLVDRAPRTVAPPPVAADSGAWAGTHGAVHGGEALVRITVQGRSPSDAVVLHGLHVRVVDRAAPLPWNAYRMDNGCGGAVTPRHFAVDLDRPRPLARPVDGLDASGAKVRKIPAVSFPYKVTSSDPEELLVSARTAGCDCRWYLELEWSAGGRTGTVRITDGGKPFRTSGTRGRPAYVHDSAEGRWITDSDSGQTE; via the coding sequence ATGCCGAAGGACGCCGCCGTCGAGGAGTTCGCGGGGCTCGTGCGCGCGCTCAAGGCGCGGGACGGGAGGAGCTACGAGGCGCTGGGCCGACGGCTGAGCGTCAGCGCGTCCACCCTCCACCGCTACTGCTCGGGCGCGACCGTCCCACAGGAGTTCGCCGTGGTCGACCGCCTCGCCCTGCTGTGCGGGGCGGACGAGGAGGAACGGCGGGCCCTGGAGGCGGCCTGGACGGAGGCGGACCGCGCCCGCCGCCGAGCGGCCTCGCCCGCGCCCACGCCTGTGCCAGCCGTGTCGGCCGCGCCGGAATCGAACCCGGAACTGTCCGCACCGGAGGCGGACCGCGCCCGCCCCCGTCGTGGCGCCCCCGCTCCCCTCCTCGTCGCCGCCGCCGTCGGCCTCGTCGTGCTCGCCCTCGCCGCCGCCCTGCTCGGCCACCCAACCCGTACGGCTTCCGCCCCCGCTCCCGCTTCCACCGCTCCGGGGCGGACCGCGGCCCCCCTCCCCTTCACGTGGAGCATCGGTTCCCAGCTCTGGGAGGGCGGCTGCGGGCACACCTACCTCGTGGACCGGGCCCCCCGCACGGTCGCCCCGCCGCCGGTCGCGGCCGACTCCGGGGCGTGGGCCGGGACGCACGGTGCCGTGCATGGCGGGGAGGCGCTGGTGCGGATCACGGTCCAGGGCCGGTCGCCGTCCGACGCCGTCGTCCTCCATGGCCTGCACGTGCGCGTGGTCGACCGCGCCGCGCCGCTGCCGTGGAACGCGTACCGGATGGACAACGGCTGTGGCGGCGCCGTCACCCCGCGCCACTTCGCCGTGGACCTCGACCGACCGCGCCCGCTCGCGAGGCCCGTCGACGGCCTTGACGCCTCCGGCGCAAAGGTCCGGAAGATCCCGGCCGTCTCCTTCCCGTACAAGGTCACCTCCTCCGACCCCGAGGAGCTGCTGGTCTCCGCGCGGACGGCGGGCTGCGACTGCCGCTGGTACCTGGAGCTGGAGTGGAGCGCCGGGGGCCGTACGGGGACGGTGCGGATCACGGACGGCGGGAAGCCGTTCCGCACGAGCGGGACCAGGGGGAGGCCGGCGTACGTGCACGACTCCGCCGAAGGGCGCTGGATCACAGACTCGGACTCTGGACAGACCGAGTGA
- a CDS encoding helix-turn-helix domain-containing protein: protein MDGAMMARRPQHTLWHWATPQAEAILATRDIGAILRFHRGVHGITQTELGKLLGYDKTYISLLELGKRSLEDVGSRRHIAKSLCLPPHVVGVTDPADTDHRAMLQFGESTVRLAEIARQSGHASEAVAELWPLVARLEARMEDGHMEREVLYLLARARVGLGVALGNVLPEERLSTAARWTAKSIALAHYFGDPVFTSYVLRMHGNELRKARLHGAAVDRLQHAAALAPDHEAKAAVLPLLARAAGAIRNQPLFDEAIRETNRLLAETEHTSLFNPYALHEIRLRGLMAIGKTDIAIRLVEQGSPVPTMAVAPQWRVIELITVAQVRLAADDYARAAQSLHTAVDEAVRQRLPHQLQRIVRAARHRLPEIREVADHGLDRIRQEMAA from the coding sequence ATGGACGGCGCGATGATGGCACGACGCCCTCAACACACCCTGTGGCACTGGGCCACCCCGCAGGCCGAGGCAATCCTCGCCACCCGCGACATCGGGGCTATCCTGCGCTTCCACCGCGGTGTGCACGGCATAACCCAGACCGAACTCGGAAAGCTTCTCGGCTACGACAAGACGTACATCTCGCTGCTGGAACTGGGCAAACGGAGCCTCGAAGATGTCGGCTCTCGTCGACACATCGCGAAGTCCCTGTGTCTGCCTCCGCACGTCGTCGGCGTTACTGATCCTGCGGACACCGATCACCGCGCCATGCTCCAGTTCGGCGAGTCCACCGTCCGCCTTGCCGAGATCGCTCGGCAATCCGGGCACGCTTCCGAAGCGGTCGCCGAGCTGTGGCCACTGGTCGCCCGGCTCGAAGCGCGCATGGAGGACGGTCACATGGAACGGGAAGTCCTGTACCTGTTGGCTCGAGCTCGTGTCGGCCTTGGTGTCGCCCTGGGCAATGTCCTGCCAGAGGAGCGACTCAGTACCGCTGCCCGCTGGACTGCGAAGAGCATCGCCCTCGCTCATTACTTCGGCGATCCGGTCTTCACGTCCTACGTGCTGCGCATGCACGGAAACGAATTGCGCAAAGCCCGCCTTCACGGAGCCGCCGTCGACCGGCTTCAACACGCGGCAGCTCTTGCACCGGACCACGAGGCCAAAGCAGCTGTGCTGCCACTCCTCGCTCGCGCGGCCGGCGCCATCCGAAATCAGCCCCTGTTCGACGAGGCGATAAGGGAAACGAACCGGCTTCTCGCCGAGACCGAACACACCTCGTTGTTCAATCCCTACGCCCTGCACGAGATCCGACTTCGAGGCCTGATGGCTATTGGCAAGACCGATATCGCCATACGACTGGTCGAGCAGGGCAGTCCCGTACCGACGATGGCCGTCGCCCCGCAGTGGCGCGTGATCGAACTCATCACCGTCGCCCAAGTACGGCTGGCCGCTGACGACTACGCCCGCGCCGCGCAGTCCCTGCACACCGCCGTCGACGAAGCCGTCCGCCAGCGCCTTCCGCACCAATTGCAGCGCATTGTGCGCGCGGCGCGCCATCGGCTGCCGGAGATCAGGGAAGTCGCAGACCATGGCCTGGACCGGATTCGGCAGGAGATGGCCGCCTAA
- a CDS encoding ThiF family adenylyltransferase → MITRFGAAVPTPLARRLKEHLLRADGQEDCCFVLWRPATGASRTTAVLVEVVLPLEGERIVHGTVDFTSAYFLRSASLAAERDCGVGLIHSHPRGQGWQRLNQVDHDAEASFAAQALALTDHPLLGMTFAGGNAGHSARIWQKRDSRHYRPLHAESVRVVGEEFSVTFNSLSFPAPAVTSAQQRSLSAWGQQTQDTLARLHVGVVGTGSVGMLIVEALARTGIGRLTLFDFDSVETVNLDRLLHATSRDARAKRPKVHLAAREARRAATAPAFRVTALEASITEPNGFAAAADCDVLFSCVDRPWPRHVLNQLAYAHLIPVIDGGVSVDARGGSLRGAEWRAHVAAPGRACLECLGQYDSADVPTERDGLLEEPSYITGLAADHPLRRKENVFIFSTAAAAAELAQFITMVAAPAGISDNGAHLYHLTTGTLDRRTEGCVPGCPYDTTLLALGDTAPTVTGRHLAAERVRAGRGTFRSRFTELAHRLRQPRS, encoded by the coding sequence ATGATCACCCGGTTCGGCGCGGCCGTGCCCACGCCCCTCGCCCGGCGACTCAAGGAGCACCTCCTGCGTGCTGATGGGCAGGAGGACTGCTGTTTCGTCCTGTGGCGTCCGGCCACCGGTGCCAGCCGCACCACCGCGGTGCTGGTCGAGGTGGTGCTGCCCTTGGAGGGCGAGCGCATCGTGCATGGCACCGTCGATTTCACCAGCGCCTACTTCCTGCGCTCCGCGAGCCTGGCTGCGGAACGCGACTGTGGTGTCGGCCTGATCCACTCTCATCCCCGGGGACAAGGCTGGCAGCGTCTGAACCAGGTCGACCACGACGCCGAAGCCTCCTTCGCGGCACAGGCTCTCGCACTCACCGACCACCCCCTGCTCGGGATGACCTTCGCCGGCGGCAATGCCGGGCACAGCGCCCGGATCTGGCAGAAACGCGATTCCCGGCACTACCGACCGCTTCACGCTGAGAGCGTCCGCGTCGTCGGCGAAGAGTTCAGCGTCACCTTCAACAGCCTTTCGTTCCCCGCACCGGCCGTCACGAGCGCACAGCAACGCAGTCTCTCCGCGTGGGGGCAACAGACCCAGGACACCCTCGCCCGTCTCCACGTCGGCGTGGTCGGAACCGGCTCGGTCGGCATGCTGATCGTCGAAGCCCTCGCACGCACCGGCATCGGGCGCCTCACCCTCTTCGACTTCGACTCCGTGGAGACCGTCAACCTCGACCGCCTCCTGCACGCCACATCACGCGACGCCCGCGCGAAGCGGCCCAAGGTTCACCTTGCCGCCCGAGAGGCGCGTCGTGCCGCCACCGCCCCGGCCTTCCGGGTCACCGCGCTGGAGGCGAGCATCACCGAGCCGAACGGCTTCGCGGCGGCCGCCGACTGCGACGTGCTCTTCTCTTGCGTCGACCGCCCCTGGCCGCGCCACGTCCTGAACCAGCTGGCGTACGCGCACCTCATCCCCGTCATCGACGGCGGAGTGAGCGTCGACGCCCGCGGCGGCAGTCTCCGAGGTGCCGAATGGAGGGCCCACGTCGCGGCTCCCGGCCGGGCCTGCCTCGAATGCCTCGGGCAGTACGACTCCGCGGACGTCCCCACGGAACGCGACGGCTTGCTTGAGGAACCCTCCTACATCACAGGCCTGGCCGCCGATCACCCACTGCGCCGCAAGGAGAACGTCTTCATCTTTTCCACCGCCGCAGCGGCCGCCGAACTGGCCCAGTTCATCACCATGGTGGCCGCGCCTGCCGGGATCAGCGACAACGGGGCCCACCTATACCACCTCACCACCGGCACCCTCGATCGCCGTACCGAAGGGTGCGTCCCCGGATGCCCCTACGACACGACACTGCTCGCCCTGGGCGATACGGCGCCCACCGTCACAGGGCGACACCTCGCGGCCGAGCGCGTCCGCGCCGGACGCGGCACGTTCCGCTCCCGCTTCACCGAGCTCGCGCATCGACTGCGCCAACCCAGGTCATGA
- a CDS encoding SbcC/MukB-like Walker B domain-containing protein, which translates to MIHPSSLFLETPRPALHRFFRARIEEAKSSDTAASWEEQLGEVLDYTAWHRFTVRLDRANGNGWQPLTKKLHGALSGGEKAIALHLPLFAAVAAHYEAVPLAPRPILLDEVFVGVDAVNRGQVFALLTALDLDLMVTSDHEWCTYGELPGIAVHQLLIDGDDDAVTSARFVWNGTDLEAG; encoded by the coding sequence ATGATCCACCCCTCTTCTCTCTTTCTCGAAACGCCTCGACCGGCCCTGCACCGCTTCTTCCGAGCCCGTATCGAGGAGGCCAAGAGCAGCGACACGGCCGCGAGCTGGGAGGAGCAGCTCGGCGAGGTGCTCGACTACACCGCTTGGCACCGATTCACGGTGCGCCTCGATCGGGCGAACGGAAACGGCTGGCAGCCGCTGACCAAGAAGCTGCACGGCGCACTCTCCGGTGGGGAGAAGGCCATCGCCCTGCACCTACCACTGTTCGCCGCAGTCGCCGCCCACTACGAGGCCGTGCCACTGGCACCACGACCCATCCTGCTTGACGAGGTCTTCGTCGGAGTGGACGCAGTCAACCGCGGGCAGGTCTTTGCCCTGCTCACCGCACTCGACCTCGATCTCATGGTCACCTCCGACCACGAGTGGTGCACCTACGGCGAACTACCCGGCATCGCTGTCCACCAACTCCTCATCGACGGGGACGACGACGCTGTCACCAGCGCTCGCTTCGTCTGGAACGGCACCGATCTGGAGGCAGGATGA
- the cutA gene encoding divalent-cation tolerance protein CutA, with amino-acid sequence MANEIVIAQTTIDNEDQAKELARGAVESKLAAGVHIDAPVTAVYWWKSEVETTLEWRISYMTTTDRLSQLESWLSERHPYDVPQWITLPVTGGSDAYLAWVVEETTRD; translated from the coding sequence GTGGCCAACGAGATTGTGATCGCACAGACGACCATCGACAACGAGGACCAGGCAAAGGAGCTGGCCCGGGGCGCGGTGGAAAGCAAGCTGGCAGCCGGCGTCCACATTGACGCGCCTGTCACTGCCGTCTACTGGTGGAAGAGCGAGGTCGAGACGACGTTGGAGTGGCGTATCTCGTACATGACCACGACAGATCGCCTCTCGCAGCTGGAGTCGTGGTTGTCCGAGAGGCACCCGTACGACGTCCCTCAATGGATCACGCTGCCTGTGACTGGGGGATCGGATGCATATCTGGCGTGGGTTGTTGAGGAGACAACGCGGGACTGA
- a CDS encoding TIGR02679 domain-containing protein, with the protein MPSAGLVGGSPELTRTLLADALTVLAECPAQAEPLPVFAARILKGDSHALDDGTRLSTLVLRALATLHDTAERNFDSASVLA; encoded by the coding sequence GTGCCGAGCGCCGGCCTGGTCGGTGGATCACCGGAACTGACCCGCACTCTGCTCGCGGACGCGTTGACCGTACTCGCCGAATGCCCGGCTCAGGCCGAGCCCCTGCCCGTCTTCGCTGCCCGGATCCTGAAGGGCGACTCCCACGCGCTCGACGACGGCACCCGCCTGTCCACCCTCGTTCTCCGCGCCCTGGCAACCCTCCATGACACCGCCGAACGGAACTTCGACAGCGCGTCGGTGCTTGCGTAG
- a CDS encoding tetratricopeptide repeat protein produces the protein MFELLGAASLPEISLPAAANLLGLTERGAVSTFEVLERASLIEQHVPGRWRMHDLIQLYAAQQARKIQPTIHQEVALDRLVYFYLHSAHSADRVINPRRPPIEISSPGSSCRPLSFSDPVKARDWFGSELACLRSVQVLAVESGRCHRAAWQLTWAMDTYQYRQGYLHERIAAWRSALAAAQTEGDAVALIMVHRLFGHAYTRVGKHTKATTHLRQALNLAEEIADDFGQAQVHYTLTKAWEEKGETRRALEHAMSALRIFQNLNDATWEANALSMVGLYSARLGNHQEARTFCQKSLSLCRHNNERQGEAQALSNLGYVGELAAQPNEALSYYRQALDLFRILGHVYYEANSLDCLGRVSFSINDLGQARAAWEGALLIYQDQGRQADCDRIKRKLRELG, from the coding sequence GTGTTCGAGCTTCTAGGCGCGGCCAGCCTTCCGGAAATCAGCCTTCCAGCGGCGGCAAACTTACTTGGCCTCACAGAGAGAGGTGCCGTCTCGACGTTTGAGGTACTGGAAAGAGCTTCCTTAATTGAACAGCACGTACCCGGTCGATGGCGCATGCATGACCTCATTCAACTTTACGCAGCACAGCAGGCACGGAAAATCCAGCCGACCATTCATCAGGAAGTTGCGCTGGACCGACTGGTTTATTTCTATCTTCACTCCGCCCATTCGGCCGACAGGGTCATTAATCCCCGTCGGCCGCCTATCGAGATTTCATCTCCGGGCTCATCATGTCGTCCTTTATCGTTTTCTGATCCAGTAAAAGCACGAGACTGGTTCGGTAGCGAGTTGGCTTGTTTACGGTCTGTACAAGTGCTGGCGGTCGAGTCGGGGCGGTGTCACAGAGCGGCTTGGCAATTGACCTGGGCAATGGACACCTACCAGTACCGGCAGGGATACCTTCATGAGCGCATTGCCGCCTGGCGCTCTGCGCTGGCAGCTGCGCAAACGGAAGGTGATGCAGTCGCTCTTATAATGGTGCATAGGCTATTTGGTCACGCCTATACGCGAGTAGGCAAGCATACAAAAGCAACTACGCATCTGCGCCAGGCATTAAATCTGGCAGAAGAGATTGCAGATGATTTCGGTCAAGCTCAGGTGCACTACACTCTAACAAAGGCTTGGGAGGAAAAGGGGGAGACGCGACGCGCCTTGGAACACGCCATGAGCGCCCTACGAATTTTCCAGAACCTCAATGATGCGACATGGGAGGCCAATGCCTTGAGTATGGTGGGCCTATACTCTGCACGACTTGGCAACCATCAAGAAGCTCGCACATTTTGCCAGAAATCCCTGTCACTGTGTCGGCATAACAATGAGCGCCAAGGTGAAGCGCAGGCGCTTTCCAACTTGGGCTATGTGGGCGAGCTGGCAGCTCAACCTAATGAAGCTCTGAGTTACTACCGACAGGCTCTTGATCTCTTTCGCATCCTAGGCCATGTTTACTACGAGGCTAATTCATTGGATTGCCTTGGTCGAGTAAGTTTTTCGATTAATGACCTAGGTCAAGCGCGTGCCGCTTGGGAGGGGGCCCTTCTGATCTATCAAGATCAGGGAAGGCAAGCAGACTGCGATCGCATTAAAAGGAAGCTCAGGGAATTAGGATAG
- a CDS encoding ImmA/IrrE family metallo-endopeptidase — MTPGADPTSYAPQTVPPPGETLKETLEVLGIPQADLARRTGLSTKHINQVVQGTAALSPDTALLLERATGVPAGLWNAREAAWRTQLAREVEELALSEHLGWLDRFPLRELVSRGILPDRSKNVRNLRRLLDFFGVVTPDVAENVWRGYQAAFRRSSMLSQNEYATATWLRLAEREARERDCEPYDRAALTALLPRLRELTLQKQDAWSVELPQLCAQVGVALTFVPALSKTNVSGATRWLTSDKVMVALSDRFKTDDQFWFSLFHELAHVLLHGKRLTFMDDRDNLSPGKRHEDISEDEANAFAADVLLPPQHAAAYQKLAATRYLSLTAIEAFADTAGIAPGIVVGRLQHDRIYDWRQGNGLKRKVTLG; from the coding sequence ATGACCCCCGGCGCCGACCCGACCTCGTACGCGCCTCAGACGGTCCCGCCCCCCGGAGAGACCCTGAAGGAGACTCTGGAGGTCCTGGGGATCCCGCAAGCCGACCTTGCTCGCCGAACCGGACTGTCCACCAAACACATCAACCAGGTCGTTCAGGGCACCGCCGCCTTGAGCCCCGACACCGCCCTGCTGTTGGAGCGCGCCACTGGAGTGCCTGCGGGGCTGTGGAATGCCCGTGAGGCCGCCTGGCGCACACAACTTGCCCGCGAGGTGGAAGAGCTGGCCCTGTCCGAACATCTCGGATGGCTCGATCGCTTCCCCCTGCGTGAGCTGGTCAGTCGCGGCATTCTGCCCGACCGGTCCAAGAACGTGCGGAACCTTCGGCGCCTGCTCGATTTCTTCGGCGTGGTCACCCCAGATGTCGCCGAGAACGTGTGGCGCGGCTATCAGGCAGCGTTCCGTCGCTCCTCCATGCTCAGCCAGAACGAGTACGCGACCGCGACCTGGCTGCGCCTGGCCGAGCGCGAAGCCCGCGAACGGGATTGCGAGCCGTACGACCGAGCGGCCCTCACTGCCCTGCTGCCCCGCTTGCGTGAACTGACCCTGCAGAAGCAGGACGCCTGGTCGGTGGAACTGCCGCAGCTCTGCGCGCAGGTGGGGGTCGCCCTGACGTTCGTCCCGGCACTCAGCAAAACCAACGTCTCCGGTGCGACGCGCTGGCTGACATCCGACAAGGTCATGGTGGCGCTGAGCGACCGGTTCAAAACAGACGACCAGTTCTGGTTCAGCCTCTTCCACGAACTCGCGCATGTCCTGCTGCACGGCAAGCGGCTGACCTTCATGGACGACCGCGACAACCTCTCACCCGGCAAACGCCACGAAGACATCAGCGAAGACGAGGCAAACGCGTTCGCGGCCGACGTTCTCCTGCCACCTCAACACGCCGCGGCGTATCAAAAGCTGGCTGCCACCCGCTACCTCTCGCTCACGGCCATCGAAGCGTTCGCCGATACTGCCGGTATCGCACCGGGGATCGTCGTCGGACGGCTCCAGCATGACCGGATCTACGACTGGCGCCAGGGCAACGGCCTCAAACGCAAGGTCACACTCGGCTGA